In one Saccharibacillus brassicae genomic region, the following are encoded:
- the cydC gene encoding thiol reductant ABC exporter subunit CydC, with amino-acid sequence MTERSLFARAMLKERKDILLSILGGFLAGIAGVVLFSASGYLIAKTVFVPPLYTLILLTSLVKLLGLARAASRYGERLFSHRATFSLLSRLRTDFFARLVPLAPGILTRTRSGDLLARIVGDIESLQFYFLRVAYPPIIVVSVFLATMLFASFFSIWIALLLVLGMLLTAFAVPAFVRIGQRRTDGRVRRRRADLSAETTELLRGFVDLKVYGRLKQREQDLLAASGELTEAQQSDALHLLRGQSLHAFVTFFVSWGVLVLGAFLIADGQMAGVFLAMLIMASMTVFDESAAMATLPAYKRDSAFAARRLGETFADGEADGAAGANAIGEASAEGSSGAVPAAAHKRGAAVAVELDGVGFRYAEDWRPVLSGVTLRFDAGSKTAIIGPSGSGKTSILELILKLHAPTEGEISLNGAPLGDLDAEDLWREANVVLQAGHFFRGTIRDNLLLADESIGDDELRRVLAQVDLPDKRPEDPVLEKGENLSDGEKQRLAVARALLKNGRLWLLDEPTSALDYVTERRVIEALLDRAEGDTLIMVCHRLAGLERMDRIVVVDRGSVVESGTYAELMRSEGYFYAMKQIERQMIGSTDDLAG; translated from the coding sequence ATGACCGAACGTTCCTTGTTTGCCCGGGCGATGCTCAAAGAGCGCAAAGACATCCTGCTGTCGATTCTGGGCGGCTTCCTCGCCGGAATCGCCGGGGTCGTCCTCTTCTCCGCCAGCGGCTACCTGATCGCCAAAACGGTGTTCGTGCCGCCGCTGTACACGCTGATCCTGCTCACTTCGCTGGTCAAGCTGCTCGGCCTGGCCCGCGCCGCGAGCCGCTACGGAGAGCGGCTGTTCTCGCACCGCGCCACCTTCTCGCTGCTGAGCCGCCTGCGGACAGACTTCTTCGCCAGACTGGTGCCGCTTGCGCCCGGCATCCTGACCCGCACGCGCAGCGGCGACCTGCTCGCGCGGATCGTCGGCGATATCGAGAGCCTGCAGTTCTATTTCCTGCGCGTCGCGTATCCGCCGATCATCGTCGTATCGGTCTTTCTCGCGACGATGCTGTTCGCGTCGTTCTTCTCGATCTGGATCGCGCTGCTGCTCGTGCTCGGCATGCTGCTCACGGCTTTCGCCGTTCCGGCGTTCGTCCGGATCGGGCAGCGCCGCACGGACGGCCGGGTACGCCGCCGGCGCGCCGACCTGTCGGCGGAAACGACCGAGCTGCTCCGCGGCTTCGTCGACCTCAAAGTGTACGGCCGGCTCAAGCAGCGCGAACAAGATCTGCTCGCCGCTTCCGGCGAATTGACCGAAGCCCAGCAGTCGGACGCGCTGCATCTGCTGCGCGGACAATCGCTGCACGCTTTCGTCACGTTCTTCGTCTCCTGGGGCGTGCTGGTGCTCGGCGCGTTCCTGATCGCGGACGGCCAGATGGCCGGCGTGTTCCTCGCCATGCTCATCATGGCGTCGATGACCGTGTTCGACGAATCGGCCGCCATGGCGACGCTGCCCGCGTACAAGCGGGACAGCGCCTTCGCCGCCCGCCGGCTGGGCGAGACGTTCGCGGACGGGGAAGCGGACGGCGCGGCGGGAGCGAATGCAATTGGCGAAGCGAGCGCGGAAGGGTCTTCGGGCGCCGTTCCGGCGGCTGCGCATAAGCGCGGCGCGGCTGTCGCCGTCGAGCTGGACGGCGTCGGGTTCCGGTACGCCGAAGACTGGCGGCCCGTGCTGAGCGGCGTTACGCTCCGCTTCGACGCCGGGTCGAAGACGGCGATCATCGGCCCAAGCGGTTCGGGCAAGACGAGCATTCTGGAGCTGATCCTCAAGCTGCATGCGCCGACGGAAGGAGAGATTTCGCTGAACGGCGCGCCGCTCGGCGATCTGGACGCGGAAGATCTCTGGCGCGAAGCCAACGTCGTGCTGCAAGCGGGGCACTTTTTCCGCGGTACGATTCGCGACAACCTGCTGCTCGCGGACGAGTCTATCGGCGACGACGAACTGCGGCGCGTGTTGGCGCAGGTCGACCTGCCGGACAAACGGCCCGAAGATCCCGTGCTGGAAAAAGGCGAAAATTTGTCCGACGGCGAAAAGCAGCGGCTGGCCGTCGCCCGCGCGCTGCTCAAAAACGGCCGCTTGTGGCTGCTCGACGAGCCGACTTCCGCGCTCGATTACGTGACCGAACGCCGCGTGATCGAAGCGCTGCTCGATCGGGCCGAAGGCGATACGCTGATCATGGTCTGCCACCGCCTCGCGGGTCTTGAGCGAATGGACCGGATCGTCGTCGTCGACCGCGGCTCCGTCGTCGAAAGCGGCACGTACGCGGAACTGATGCGCAGCGAGGGTTATTTCTACGCCATGAAACAGATCGAACGGCAGATGATCGGCTCGACGGATGACCTCGCCGGGTGA
- a CDS encoding methyltransferase domain-containing protein — MQIDPKKVKEFYENQETIWPSKDKWHQFTKESIEKYLQFKYKNIKTLRTTHTILNIGSGGSNYGLSNDMHHVDLTEKFISKYKNFTVANAEELPFKTQSFESAICVGSVINYCDAAKCIEEIARVLKSNSYFFLEFENSWSMEFSNSNAHKQMAAVVKTRYFDEEHMLWVYSPQHIISLLNVYGFEIKHIKHFHLVSSLIYKFTKNENLSSFFSLLDPVMSKFPFLKKRSHNVILTCVKN; from the coding sequence ATGCAGATTGATCCTAAAAAGGTAAAAGAGTTTTATGAAAACCAAGAGACTATCTGGCCATCTAAAGATAAATGGCATCAGTTTACAAAAGAGAGTATTGAAAAATATCTTCAATTTAAATACAAAAACATTAAAACTTTGAGGACTACACATACAATTTTAAATATAGGATCCGGAGGAAGCAATTACGGATTATCAAACGACATGCATCATGTTGATTTAACAGAAAAATTTATTTCAAAATATAAGAATTTCACCGTTGCTAATGCAGAAGAACTGCCATTCAAAACTCAAAGTTTTGAGTCTGCAATTTGTGTAGGGAGTGTTATTAATTATTGCGACGCTGCTAAGTGTATTGAAGAAATAGCAAGAGTTTTAAAATCAAATTCGTATTTTTTTTTGGAGTTCGAAAACAGTTGGAGCATGGAGTTTTCGAACTCAAATGCTCATAAACAGATGGCTGCTGTAGTTAAAACAAGATACTTTGATGAAGAACATATGCTTTGGGTTTATTCACCTCAACATATTATTAGTTTATTAAATGTTTATGGTTTTGAGATTAAGCACATAAAGCATTTTCACCTAGTCAGTAGTTTGATATATAAATTCACAAAAAATGAGAACTTATCTTCTTTTTTTAGCTTATTGGACCCTGTGATGAGTAAATTTCCTTTTCTAAAAAAAAGGAGTCACAACGTAATATTAACTTGTGTTAAAAATTAA
- the cydD gene encoding thiol reductant ABC exporter subunit CydD — MKTSKPRRGRAKSGLLPELMAAHRKRTLLIRLVSLVLGAATIGQAVLLAEAVQRVFVEKAAPAALLFTFAALLVVMAVRTLLAHANGQIGLRIAADAKKELRARLLRTLAANPLLAARQGQTGGKVSLALDAVDEADGYFSQYTPKMIEASIIPLLILIAVFVVHVPSGLILLFTAPFIPLFMALIGIQTKHKSEEKFEQLAAFSGTFLDSLQGLVTLKLFGRAKRQQQEIERSSLSYRDATMDILRVAFTNTFALETIVMLGIGIVALELALQLVVFQTMQFHAAFLVLLLVPEFYNLLKNMGTAFHGGRTSLGAIRNIEVALAANGTGAAPTGAGGGSGAAALDTSMPGAAKINGDADAAAGTSHGQQPGALPPLIELRGLSFDYGQDAFSLHAGSLEIEPGMQIAIAGKSGSGKTTLLHLIAGLLPPSSGEVRIAGRELTRINEDDWFRRVSYITQHPYIFAGTVADNIAIGADRDVSREEIVQAGEAAGLSALAAELEHGYDTVVGDGGRGLSGGEKQRLALARAFLKRPSVLLFDEPTVGLDLHTERVLMRAIAELSRQATVITIAHRLHTIRQADRILFMEQGRLMGSGSHDELLHTLPAYAQMIDIQRKGVTA, encoded by the coding sequence ATGAAAACAAGCAAACCCCGACGCGGACGCGCAAAAAGCGGACTGCTGCCCGAATTGATGGCGGCGCATCGCAAGCGGACGCTGCTCATCCGGCTGGTCTCGCTTGTGCTCGGCGCCGCGACGATCGGGCAGGCCGTGCTGCTGGCCGAGGCGGTGCAGCGCGTGTTCGTGGAAAAAGCGGCCCCGGCCGCGCTCTTGTTCACGTTCGCGGCGCTGCTCGTCGTCATGGCCGTGCGCACGCTGCTGGCTCACGCCAACGGACAGATCGGACTGCGGATCGCGGCGGACGCCAAAAAAGAACTGCGGGCGCGGCTGCTGCGGACGTTGGCCGCGAATCCGCTGCTCGCGGCGCGGCAGGGACAGACAGGCGGCAAAGTCAGTCTCGCGCTCGACGCGGTAGACGAAGCGGACGGTTATTTTAGCCAATACACGCCGAAAATGATCGAAGCTTCGATCATTCCGCTGCTGATCCTGATCGCCGTTTTTGTCGTGCACGTGCCGTCGGGCTTGATCCTGCTGTTCACGGCTCCGTTCATTCCGCTGTTCATGGCGCTGATCGGCATTCAAACCAAGCACAAATCGGAAGAAAAGTTCGAGCAGCTCGCCGCTTTCTCCGGCACGTTCCTCGATTCGCTGCAGGGGCTGGTGACGCTGAAACTGTTCGGGCGGGCCAAGCGGCAGCAGCAGGAAATCGAGCGCAGCAGCCTGTCTTACCGCGACGCGACGATGGACATTTTGCGGGTCGCGTTCACCAACACGTTCGCGCTGGAGACGATCGTCATGCTCGGCATCGGCATCGTGGCATTGGAACTTGCCCTGCAGCTCGTCGTGTTCCAAACGATGCAGTTCCATGCCGCTTTTCTCGTGCTGCTGCTCGTGCCGGAATTTTATAATCTGCTCAAAAATATGGGCACGGCGTTCCACGGCGGACGCACCAGCCTCGGTGCGATCCGCAATATCGAAGTCGCTTTGGCGGCAAACGGCACCGGCGCTGCCCCGACCGGCGCAGGCGGCGGGAGCGGCGCGGCGGCGCTTGATACATCCATGCCCGGCGCGGCGAAGATCAACGGCGACGCGGATGCGGCGGCGGGAACGTCGCACGGACAGCAGCCCGGCGCTCTCCCGCCCCTGATCGAACTGCGCGGGCTCTCGTTCGACTATGGGCAAGACGCGTTCTCGCTGCACGCCGGTTCGCTTGAGATCGAGCCGGGCATGCAGATCGCGATCGCAGGCAAAAGCGGTTCCGGCAAAACGACGCTGCTGCATCTGATCGCCGGACTGCTGCCGCCTTCGTCGGGCGAAGTCCGGATCGCGGGCCGCGAACTGACGCGAATCAACGAGGACGACTGGTTCCGGCGCGTCTCTTACATTACGCAGCACCCGTACATTTTCGCCGGCACGGTTGCGGACAATATCGCGATCGGTGCCGACCGGGACGTCTCGCGCGAAGAGATCGTTCAAGCGGGCGAAGCGGCGGGCTTGTCGGCGCTCGCGGCCGAGCTTGAGCACGGCTACGACACGGTCGTCGGCGACGGCGGCCGCGGACTGTCGGGCGGCGAGAAGCAGCGGCTGGCGCTGGCCCGGGCTTTTCTCAAGCGGCCGTCCGTGCTGCTGTTCGACGAACCGACGGTCGGGCTCGACCTGCACACCGAACGGGTGCTGATGCGGGCGATCGCCGAATTGTCGCGGCAGGCGACCGTCATCACGATCGCCCACCGCCTGCACACGATCCGGCAGGCGGACCGCATCTTGTTCATGGAGCAGGGCCGGCTGATGGGCAGCGGCAGCCATGACGAACTGCTGCATACGCTGCCGGCGTACGCGCAGATGATCGATATTCAGCGAAAGGGGGTTACGGCATGA
- a CDS encoding cytochrome d ubiquinol oxidase subunit II yields MSYEIVGISVLWIFLYGYLIVASIDFGAGFFAFYARLTGNDHLINRLISRYLSPVWEITNVFFVFFFVGLIGFFPDAAHYYGSALLVPGSIAIILLAIRGSFYAFENYGSKKNIVFLFLYGATGLLIPASLSVALVLSEGGFITETNGIVTLDYLALFTSPLAWSIVGLALTSVLFISASFLAFYASRADDKPALELMRGYALFWSTPTIIAAFTSVLYLSQHNERHFQNMMDLWWLLGLSVVFFLIVLWLLFKGRAYGWAFIGLMLQFLCAFFAYGIGHYPYILDPYITIQGGATQEAMGIALVVVFVAGLLLLIPSLALVFRLFLFDADYVKGKK; encoded by the coding sequence ATGAGCTACGAAATTGTCGGCATTTCCGTCTTGTGGATCTTTCTGTACGGCTATCTGATCGTCGCTTCGATCGATTTCGGCGCCGGGTTCTTCGCTTTCTATGCGCGCCTGACAGGCAACGATCATCTGATCAACCGGTTGATCTCGCGTTATCTGTCGCCGGTATGGGAAATCACGAATGTGTTCTTCGTCTTCTTCTTCGTCGGTCTGATCGGATTTTTCCCGGACGCGGCGCATTATTACGGTTCGGCCCTGCTCGTACCGGGCAGCATCGCCATTATTCTGCTCGCGATCCGCGGTTCGTTCTATGCGTTCGAGAACTACGGCTCGAAGAAAAATATCGTCTTCCTGTTTCTCTACGGCGCGACCGGCCTGCTTATTCCGGCTTCGCTGTCCGTGGCGCTCGTGCTGTCCGAAGGCGGCTTTATTACTGAAACGAACGGAATTGTGACGCTGGACTATCTGGCGCTGTTCACGAGCCCGCTGGCATGGAGCATCGTCGGCCTGGCGCTCACGTCCGTCCTGTTCATCAGCGCGTCGTTCCTCGCGTTCTACGCGTCGCGGGCGGACGACAAGCCGGCGCTTGAACTGATGCGCGGCTACGCCCTGTTCTGGAGCACGCCGACGATCATCGCCGCATTTACGTCGGTGCTGTATCTGAGCCAGCATAACGAACGGCATTTCCAGAACATGATGGACCTGTGGTGGCTGCTCGGGCTGTCTGTCGTCTTTTTCCTCATCGTGCTGTGGCTGCTGTTCAAAGGCCGTGCTTACGGCTGGGCGTTTATCGGGCTGATGCTGCAGTTTCTGTGCGCGTTTTTCGCCTACGGGATCGGACATTATCCGTACATCCTCGATCCGTACATCACGATTCAGGGCGGGGCGACGCAGGAAGCGATGGGCATTGCGCTCGTGGTCGTCTTCGTCGCCGGGCTGCTGCTGCTCATTCCGTCGCTTGCGCTCGTGTTCCGGCTGTTCCTGTTCGATGCGGATTACGTCAAAGGGAAAAAATAA
- a CDS encoding tyrosine-type recombinase/integrase has protein sequence MEKEANLLMAPPGLELDAFKQYILKYTQNLIVERNLSDPTVRAYHYDLNLITAWCEHNRHFHVDHQVLHLYFAELIGKGTMKDTTLKRKYISVKTFFKFLGEQDLLNGMSEFSLGAKFKKAKRIPKTLPIEEIQRLLRSIEYDTIMLKSDYRKLIATRNLAIIELLFSTGIRIGELVNIDLRDLNVGEHTLLIFGKGRKERNLYLSSKEVVGSLKSWMKVRPQLAPQDNALFVNKYGNRLTIYSIEDIFSKYRDSARITPTATPHSLRHTFATHLLDNGADLRSVQEILGHSSVSTTEIYTEVSIKRKKNVLSKFNPRNKLNM, from the coding sequence ATGGAAAAAGAAGCGAACCTACTTATGGCACCGCCCGGATTGGAACTGGACGCCTTCAAGCAGTACATACTGAAATATACGCAGAACCTGATCGTCGAGAGGAACCTGTCCGATCCGACCGTGCGCGCCTATCACTACGATCTCAATCTGATCACCGCCTGGTGCGAGCACAATCGGCATTTTCACGTGGATCATCAGGTGCTGCATCTCTACTTCGCGGAGCTGATCGGCAAAGGCACCATGAAAGACACGACGCTCAAGCGCAAATACATCTCGGTCAAAACCTTTTTCAAATTTTTGGGCGAGCAGGATCTGCTGAACGGCATGTCCGAGTTCTCCCTCGGAGCCAAATTCAAAAAAGCCAAACGTATCCCCAAAACGCTGCCGATCGAAGAAATCCAGCGACTGCTGAGAAGTATCGAATACGATACGATCATGCTCAAGTCCGACTATCGCAAACTGATCGCGACGCGCAACCTGGCCATCATCGAACTGCTGTTTTCTACAGGCATTCGTATCGGCGAACTCGTGAACATCGATCTCCGGGATTTGAACGTGGGGGAGCACACCCTGCTGATCTTCGGAAAAGGGCGCAAAGAGCGGAATCTCTACCTGTCCAGCAAAGAAGTGGTCGGCAGCCTGAAAAGCTGGATGAAAGTCAGGCCGCAGCTGGCTCCGCAAGACAACGCGCTGTTCGTCAACAAGTATGGCAATCGCCTGACCATTTATTCGATCGAAGATATCTTCTCCAAATACCGCGACTCCGCGCGCATCACCCCAACCGCGACGCCGCACTCCCTGCGCCATACGTTCGCCACGCATTTGCTCGATAACGGCGCCGATCTTCGTTCGGTCCAGGAGATTCTGGGCCACTCCAGCGTCAGCACGACGGAGATTTATACCGAAGTTTCGATCAAGCGCAAGAAGAATGTTTTGTCCAAGTTTAACCCGAGAAACAAGCTGAATATGTAG
- a CDS encoding Na+/H+ antiporter → MELFISILFMLAIIGISNVVNRFLPFVPVPIIQIGLGVAAELLPPHIHVPLEPELFLVLFIAPLLFNDGRIIPRGELWNLRAPILLLALGLVFVTVVVFGYLIHWVIPTIPLAAAFALAAILSPTDAVAVGSIAGRIKLPKDIMRLLEGEALVNDASGLVAFKFAVAAAVTGAFSIYQASLSFLLIAIGGLLVGALLSFVIIRIRVFLRRLGMEDETLHVLIQLVTPFVLYLVAEHLGLSGILAAVSGGVVHAIERDRAESVRVKLQVVSNSTWSVFLYVLNGLVFVLLGLQLPEVLGTVFEDPAISSLGALWHVTWISVGLIVLRFLWIYAYWFFTSRGSRIGRTGKSLFQAALQTALSGVRGAVTLAGAFSIPLVLNGGLAFPERNLILFLAAGVILFTLLAASVLLPLLSGKEAAEAPQAEQPLKRRILSAIAQRIGQEELAEGRSGVNATEIHDFTKYLQRMEEATSAYSLDPEAPRREADLMYAGIRAQRRELSKMVQDGDLGQEEATPVFEHLARIEESIPGRLEARVTAPAADIGRFAAALFARGRRGELTDKHAFCSLQTAKTRMAQAAIEAIDKRTNESNRAEAKRLTDGYNQLIARLAKTDFGLLGEETEEEREEREERMQERLSAIQEQRDHVQRLFEKGEISRELAGRLRQFIRYLETDVPEEENFGH, encoded by the coding sequence ATGGAGCTTTTTATTAGTATTCTGTTCATGCTCGCGATCATCGGGATCTCGAACGTGGTCAACCGATTCCTGCCTTTTGTGCCCGTCCCGATTATCCAGATCGGCCTCGGCGTCGCCGCCGAGCTGCTCCCGCCGCATATCCATGTGCCGCTGGAGCCGGAACTGTTCCTCGTGCTCTTCATCGCACCGCTGCTGTTCAACGACGGACGGATCATTCCGCGCGGCGAGCTGTGGAACCTCCGGGCTCCGATTCTGCTGCTGGCGCTCGGGCTCGTCTTCGTCACCGTCGTCGTATTCGGCTATTTGATTCATTGGGTCATCCCGACCATTCCGCTGGCTGCGGCGTTCGCCCTGGCGGCGATTCTGTCGCCGACGGACGCCGTTGCGGTCGGTTCGATCGCCGGACGAATCAAGCTGCCGAAAGACATCATGCGCCTGCTCGAAGGCGAAGCGCTCGTTAACGACGCGTCGGGCCTCGTGGCGTTCAAGTTCGCCGTAGCCGCCGCCGTCACGGGCGCGTTCTCGATCTATCAGGCTTCGCTGAGCTTCCTGCTGATCGCGATCGGCGGTCTGCTCGTCGGCGCGCTGCTGTCGTTCGTCATTATCCGTATCCGCGTCTTCCTGCGCCGCCTCGGCATGGAAGACGAGACGCTGCACGTGCTGATCCAGCTCGTGACTCCGTTCGTGCTGTATCTGGTCGCCGAACATCTCGGACTGTCCGGCATCCTCGCCGCCGTCTCGGGCGGTGTCGTCCACGCGATCGAACGCGATCGCGCCGAGTCGGTGCGGGTCAAGCTGCAGGTCGTCTCGAACAGCACATGGTCGGTGTTCCTGTACGTGCTGAACGGTCTCGTGTTCGTCCTGCTCGGATTGCAGCTGCCGGAAGTGCTCGGCACCGTGTTCGAAGATCCGGCCATCAGCAGCCTCGGCGCGCTGTGGCACGTAACGTGGATCTCGGTCGGCCTGATCGTGCTGCGCTTCCTGTGGATCTATGCGTACTGGTTCTTCACGAGCCGGGGCAGCAGAATCGGCCGCACCGGCAAGTCGCTGTTCCAGGCAGCGCTGCAAACGGCGCTGTCGGGCGTGCGCGGAGCGGTGACGCTCGCGGGTGCGTTCTCGATTCCGCTCGTGCTGAACGGGGGTCTTGCGTTCCCGGAACGCAACTTGATTCTGTTCCTCGCCGCCGGCGTTATCTTGTTTACGCTGCTTGCGGCCAGCGTCCTGCTGCCGCTGCTGTCGGGCAAGGAAGCGGCCGAAGCGCCGCAGGCCGAGCAGCCGCTCAAGCGCCGCATTCTGAGCGCGATCGCGCAGCGGATCGGCCAGGAAGAATTGGCCGAAGGCCGCTCCGGCGTCAACGCGACGGAAATTCATGACTTTACGAAATACTTGCAGCGCATGGAAGAAGCGACCAGCGCTTATTCGCTTGACCCCGAAGCGCCGCGCCGCGAAGCCGACCTGATGTACGCCGGTATTCGCGCGCAGCGCCGGGAACTGAGCAAGATGGTTCAGGACGGCGATCTCGGCCAGGAAGAAGCGACGCCGGTGTTCGAGCATCTGGCCCGGATCGAAGAGAGCATCCCGGGCCGGCTGGAAGCGCGCGTTACCGCTCCGGCGGCCGATATCGGCCGCTTCGCCGCCGCTTTGTTCGCCCGCGGCCGCCGCGGCGAACTGACGGACAAGCACGCGTTCTGCTCGCTGCAGACGGCCAAGACGCGCATGGCGCAGGCCGCGATCGAAGCGATCGACAAGCGCACGAACGAGTCCAACCGGGCCGAAGCGAAGCGGCTGACCGACGGCTACAACCAGCTGATCGCAAGGCTTGCGAAGACGGACTTCGGCCTGCTCGGCGAAGAGACCGAGGAGGAGCGGGAAGAACGCGAGGAACGGATGCAGGAGCGTCTGTCCGCTATTCAGGAGCAGCGCGACCACGTGCAGCGTTTGTTCGAAAAAGGCGAAATTTCCCGCGAACTGGCCGGCCGCCTGCGGCAGTTTATCCGCTATTTGGAGACCGACGTACCGGAAGAAGAAAACTTCGGGCATTGA
- a CDS encoding cytochrome ubiquinol oxidase subunit I — protein MMVDTVLWSRLVTGLTLSFHVIFATIGVAIPLMVSIAEFVGIRKKDNHYTLMAKRWTRGFVISVAVGVVTGTAIALQLALVWPNFMQMAGNVIALPLFMEVFAFFFEAIFLGIYLYTWDRFRNPYLHWLLTVPVVLGAAMSAFFITSVNGFMNQPAGFLYEAGQFTAVHPLQAMFNEATPSKVFHVLASAYMTGAALLAAIAAFSILKKGATDYAKKGLKLMMGVLLLFSFLTALAGDVSAKYLAEHQPEKLAAAEWHFKTEQGADLIFLGWLNAEREIMGALHIPNALSFLAFSDFNAEVTGLDEFPLDEQPPLLVHYLFDAMVGVGFTLLAVSAVFLLLRLRKKSGELNRWMLRVIVFGGPLAFLGVELGWFYAEIGRQPWMIRGYMRVEEAATTSPIIVALFFVFLTLYILLGTMCAVVLRRLFHDNPAEVELEKAAHAKQQALQDEQAKKAGDPVS, from the coding sequence ATGATGGTCGATACGGTGCTGTGGAGCCGGCTCGTTACAGGGTTAACGCTGTCGTTCCACGTCATTTTCGCTACGATCGGAGTCGCGATTCCGCTGATGGTCTCCATCGCCGAATTCGTGGGTATCCGCAAAAAAGACAATCATTACACGCTTATGGCCAAACGCTGGACGCGGGGCTTCGTGATCTCCGTCGCGGTCGGGGTCGTTACGGGCACCGCGATCGCGCTGCAGTTGGCGCTCGTCTGGCCGAACTTTATGCAGATGGCGGGCAACGTCATCGCGCTGCCGCTGTTTATGGAAGTGTTCGCGTTCTTTTTCGAAGCGATCTTTCTCGGTATTTATTTGTACACCTGGGATCGCTTCCGCAATCCGTACCTGCACTGGCTGCTGACGGTGCCCGTCGTGCTCGGAGCGGCCATGTCGGCGTTCTTCATCACGTCGGTCAACGGCTTCATGAACCAGCCCGCCGGGTTCCTGTACGAAGCGGGCCAGTTCACGGCGGTGCATCCGCTGCAGGCGATGTTCAACGAAGCGACGCCGTCCAAAGTGTTCCACGTGCTGGCTTCCGCCTACATGACCGGAGCCGCGCTGCTGGCCGCTATCGCCGCGTTTTCGATCCTCAAAAAAGGCGCGACGGATTATGCCAAAAAAGGGCTGAAGCTCATGATGGGCGTGCTGCTGCTGTTCAGCTTCCTGACGGCGCTTGCGGGCGACGTATCGGCCAAGTACCTCGCGGAGCACCAGCCGGAGAAGCTGGCGGCCGCGGAATGGCATTTCAAGACGGAGCAAGGCGCCGACCTGATCTTCCTCGGCTGGCTGAACGCCGAACGCGAGATTATGGGTGCGCTGCATATTCCGAATGCGCTCAGCTTCCTCGCGTTCAGCGACTTCAACGCGGAAGTGACGGGACTCGACGAGTTCCCGCTCGACGAACAGCCTCCGCTGCTCGTGCATTATCTGTTCGACGCCATGGTCGGCGTCGGCTTCACCCTGCTGGCCGTCTCGGCCGTATTCCTTCTGCTTCGGCTGCGCAAAAAGAGCGGCGAGCTCAACCGCTGGATGCTGCGCGTGATCGTGTTCGGCGGGCCGCTTGCGTTCCTCGGCGTGGAGCTGGGCTGGTTCTACGCCGAGATCGGGCGGCAGCCGTGGATGATCCGCGGCTATATGCGGGTCGAAGAGGCCGCGACGACTTCGCCGATCATCGTGGCGCTGTTCTTCGTGTTCCTGACGCTGTACATCCTGCTCGGCACGATGTGCGCCGTCGTTCTGCGCCGGCTGTTCCACGACAATCCGGCCGAAGTCGAATTGGAGAAAGCGGCGCACGCCAAGCAGCAGGCGCTGCAAGACGAACAGGCGAAGAAAGCGGGTGATCCTGTATCATGA